From the Posidoniimonas corsicana genome, the window CTGCCCATGCTGCTGGTGGCCGTGCTGCTGCTGAACGCGGCGCTGGAGGTCAACCTCGAGGAGCTGCGCGGCGTGCTCCGCCGTCCGCGCGACATGCTGATCTCGCTGACCGCGGTGTGGTGCGCGCCGGCGGTCGTGGTGGTGATCGCCAGTCTGCTGTTCACCCTGTCCGGCGCGCCGAACGGGGGCGGGGGGCTGCTGCTGGGGATGATCCTGGTGGCCGCGATGCCGGTGGCCAACTCGTCGGCCGGCTGGACGCAGCAGTCGGGCGGCGCGCTCGGCTGGGCGCTGGCGCTGGTGGTGCTGTCGATCGTGCTCAGTTCGGTCGTCACGCCTGCCATGATCCGGCTGCTGGGGATGTCGCTCTCCGCGGCCGAGGTCGACAGCGTCGACGAGGTGATCGGCAAGTTCTCCGGCGTGACGTTCATCGTCTGGGTGCTCGCGCCAACCTTGCTGGGCCTGTCGGTCCGCCGGTTCGCCGGCGAGGACCGCGTGCGGCCGCTCCGCCCGCTGCTGCACCTGAGCACGTCGGTTTCGATTCTGGGGCTCAATTACCTGAACGGATCGCTGGTGCTGCCCGAGGTGTTCCCCCATGGCGAGGGCAACGGCGACCAGCCCGGCGTGGCGCTGATCGTCGCGGCGGTGTGCGGCGCCGCGGCCATCTGCCTGGCCGGGCTGCTGGCCGCGCAGCTGCTGACCCACTGGCTCCGCTGCGACGACCGCGACCGCCTGGCGCTCAAGTTCGCGCTGTCGATGAAGCACACCGGCCTCGCGCTCGGCCTGGCCACCACCGTGCTGGCCGGCTACAAGGACGCGGGCCTGATGATCATCCTCACCACGCCGATCCAGCACCTGATCGCGGGGATCGTGAGCAAGC encodes:
- a CDS encoding bile acid:sodium symporter family protein, encoding MAELAERIRRHFLWLLLPTYLVAYLRPGPGVYAAGLSWDEGLPAAAAIRLPMLLVAVLLLNAALEVNLEELRGVLRRPRDMLISLTAVWCAPAVVVVIASLLFTLSGAPNGGGGLLLGMILVAAMPVANSSAGWTQQSGGALGWALALVVLSIVLSSVVTPAMIRLLGMSLSAAEVDSVDEVIGKFSGVTFIVWVLAPTLLGLSVRRFAGEDRVRPLRPLLHLSTSVSILGLNYLNGSLVLPEVFPHGEGNGDQPGVALIVAAVCGAAAICLAGLLAAQLLTHWLRCDDRDRLALKFALSMKHTGLALGLATTVLAGYKDAGLMIILTTPIQHLIAGIVSKRYGLEAEV